In Vitis vinifera cultivar Pinot Noir 40024 chromosome 4, ASM3070453v1, the genomic window atccaagtttgcttttcttacaaagagaaagggaggatacattacctttggagacaattcaaaaggaaggatcattggtcaaggcaacattggtaatgacacatcctcttttattgaaagtgttttattagtggatggtttaaaacataatcttttgagcataagtcaactttgtgacaaaggttttaaagtgatttttgaagcatctcattgcatcatcaaagatattgaaaatgataaaatcattttcatggatcatagatgtgataatgtttatacaataaatatttcaaaatatgatgaccatgatagatgtttttcaagcatgcatgatcaaagttggttgtggcataggaggttgggacatgctaacttggacctcatttcccaactcaacaaagatgaacttgttagaggccttcccaaaataaattttcaaaaagacaaagtttgtgaagcttgtcaaatgggaaagcaaatcaaaaacttttttaaaaacaaaaatttcatttcaacaactagacctcttgaattgttgcatatggatttatttggtccttcTAGGACACCAACCCtaggaggaaaatcttatgtttttgttattgtggatgacttctctataTACACTTGGgtattatttttaagtcaaaagaatgaaaccttttatgagttttcaaagttttgcaacaaggttcaaaatgaaaaagattttacaattacttgtataagaagtgatcatgggagagaatttgaaaatattaattttgaagactattgcaatgagcatggtattaaccacaatttttTAGCTCTTAGAActtctcaacaaaatggggtagttgaaaggaaaaatagaactcttcaagaaattgctagaaccatgctaaatgaaaacaatttaccaaaatacttttgggccgaagcggttaacacttcttgttatgttttaaatagaattttattaaggtctattattaagaaaactccctatgagctttggaaaaacaagaaacccaacattatttatttcaaagtctttgggtgcaaatgctttatattaaacaccaaagacaatcttggaaaatttgatgcaaaatcggatgttggaatttttcttagttactcaacttcaagtaaagcctgtagagtttttaacaaaagaaccatggttgttgaggagtccatccatgttattttttatgaatctaacaattctctccaagaaagagagagctttgatgatgatttaggcttggagacctccatgggaaaattacaaattgaagatagaagacaacaaaaagaaattgtAGAGGATcctaagaaagaagaatcacctttggcactacctcattctcaacaagtgcaaggtaaatcaagccaagacctccctaaagattggaagtttgtcatcaaccacccacaagatcaaattataggtaattcatctagtggggtaagaactagatcatctcttagaaatatttgcaataatcttgcttttatctctaGTTGacgaaaattggatgattggtatgcaagaagagttaaaccaatttgaaagaagtgaagtatgtgAATTAGTGCTAagacctcaaaatcaaagtgttattggaactagatgggtctttagaaataaaatggatgaaaatgacataattataaggaataaagcaagattggtagcccaaggttttaattaagaagaaatgatagattatgaagaaacctttgctcccgtagctagattggaagccattaggatgctacttgcctttgcatgttttaaagactttgttttatatcaaatggatgtgaaaagtgctttcttaaatggctttataaatgaaaagGTATATGTTGAATaaccacccggttttcaaagttttaactttcctaatcatgtttttaaacttaaaaatgcactttatggtttgaaacaagcacctagagcatggtatgaaagattgagtattGATCGCATTGAGAGTCGTCAGGCGAGttagcatgaggagatgatggcttacctccgcTCTGTGTTTCCTCCTCCACCCCCTCAGTCTTGAGATTAGCTAGAGTTCCCCCTCAGCTTCTTTTtgatgttgccaaagggggaaaaatatataggatctaggagaccctcatgcatatcattgtcatcattgtcatatctatcTTGTTTAGCATATGTTTTCATGTACACATGAGgttaccatatatatatgatatgcatatcattgtcatcattgtcatatctatcTTGTTTAGCATATGTTTTCGTGTACACGTAAggttaccatatatatatatgatatggtATTTTCATGATCCATTGTTTCCTATTCAAATTTTCGTGCTTTACATTATttcctattaaaaattatttgattaatccatgattggtttgagggtgagactttttttctctctcctagataaccaaggtttgtcatcataaaaaatggggagattgttagcccaagggttctcctaatcgggttttgatgataacaaaccatggttaagtgactaattgatttaatgattaagaatctcaggcataaactcgaaaattcatcaaaggaccaaattgatacaagatcgagacgcttggaagacttgtgataataggaaactaatgtaagatgaatgcatgagtgcacttaggattttcacacgtttcatgcatcttagaaaactcggtttattatttaaaacttcgatttcattaaaacccgagtttttaactaatgtaccttaggcaaaatgttttataattgacttaataattcacctaaagaccttgcataagtgttagaaaagaaaggaattaaaaaaataggttttcagggccaaaaaggctcaaccggtagaggctatggccaaccggctcaaccggggTGAGCAACTGATCGACCGGTTGTGGTCATTCGATCGAGGGATGCCAAaaaatttctctctctctcagtggccttctcttcccggtcgaggttcGGTCGAGGACTGGTCGAGGCAATAGTAACCtgtcaaacattaaatgctccaacgtctagtgaaccggtcgacccctaactcgaccgaacgaggttaccttttgctgtttttgactcccgagcttaaaaacctataaattgagagctccacttcatttattgataagagaacacttgcattcaatagtctacctacttgttcttgataaaaaaaactctcatttctttcataatgcattaaatcaccacttgcatatcctttagtgcactcttgtgtgtcatcctagttttgtcttgtatttgagctatccttaaactaggttgagggattatttcttgtaaaaaactgagtgtgaaagccttcaagaggtttgaatcttgaagagattgtgtaagaactcattggagccagaatccaagtgttagaagattgaaagcttggttgaagcttcaagattagtgaaaccctcactcggttaggagattgagaaAAGTAGACGTAggtaaggaagtgtcgaaccactataaacccgagtttgaattctctaactctatctctttattttgcttatattgtgtttgaatttgttgtgattgaaaagattttaaaaacccaattcaccccttCCCCTTCCCCTTCCCTTTCCCCTTCCCCTTcctcttttgggtgtttttcttaattaagcataacctttgttttctcaaaagAGAGTGGTCGTTTACCTATTATATACTAAAACACTTAATCTACCCtacttttattatttctaaACAAAAACACATATTGGAGAAACACTTTGCTTTCTATTATAGATTGTATCATAGAACCATCATATCAATTAAGTCTTATGAGATAACAAACTAGAAACTCAATGACTCAAATACAGTTATACTTTGATATGAACAAACTTGGTCACCTAAGGTCCTCTAGAATGTGTTGCATCATATGTAACTCTAATGGGGATtttttgaagaaccaaaagattCTTATGCTTAATGATTACAATTGTGTTATCAACTTACAAGAGAAATTGATTATTACACCATCTGTTACTATTGTGGTCTTCATATCACCAATTCTTCTAAAATGAATTCAAGGAGATATATCCAACCTATTCATCTTTCTtaattgtaaattatttatttatttatttatttattttttatggtgtCAATAGATGCTTCAATTAGATGATTACATGTTTTCCTTTGATCTAGGCTATTTTCTCAACCGATCCATCTAAGGGCTCAAATCTCAAATTATCTTATCATGGAAAGTAGAATGTAGAGAGGCTTGTAGTTGTTGAACACCACATATGTCGGTCCCGATGATGATAATATCATTGACGTAAACAAGAAGAATGGTGATACCAACAACAGAACGATGAAGAAACATGACATGATAATTAGAACTCTAAATAAAATCCAACTTATGCAACAATTGGTGAAATTTATCAAATCATGCACAAGGAGCTTGTTTAAGCCcataaagaaaatgttaaagaCAACATACATGAATTTTGGAATCAAATCTTACTCTAAGAGAAAGACTCATGTAGACATTTTCTTGAAGAATCTCATGTAGAAAAGTgtttttacatccatttgaAAAAGGGGCCATGCATCCTTGTGAACGTGTAATGATTAACAAAGTTTGAATAGTTGTCATTTTAGCCATTGGAGCAAATGTCTTAAAATAATTGATCTCATATTCTTGTAAATTTCTAATAGCAACTAGACAAGCTTTATCACAATCCAAAGATCCAAAtggtttttgtttaattaagtCTATTTGCTCAACCCATTCAAGCAAGGAACAATGTCTCAAGTACGATTTTTTGTCCGGGCCTCCAATTTTCATTCATAATTGTTTTACCAATGTGAATTTATTTTAGCTTATGAATAGGAATTTGGAACATCGATGGTGGTTAAGGTAGTTATGAGAGACAAGTGATTATGAGGTATAATTTGTCAAGTGGATCTTTGTAGAGGAGGTGCAATTGTCGGATTGGTTGCCTCATGTTATTCATGACTTGGATCAAGGCAAGGAAAAGTTTCTTAATGAGGAACTTTTGTTTCTTGACTCCTAATTATGCCTCTCTCCTATGCACTACCCCAAGTTTAAACCTTATGACATTAGAAGTATCATGGTCAAAGTTATGAAGATAAGAATATGAAGATTGAGAAGTGAGAacattagaattttggaaaaaaaaaatatttttcaacaaaaatgaCATTTTGAGAAATGCTAGATGATGAGTAATGGGATCATAACAACGGAAACCTTTGCAATTAGATGCATACCCAAGAAAATCATATCTAGTAGACTATATAATCGATTTATTCCTATTTGATGACAAAAGATGAGCATATAAGTGATAGAGTGCAATCAGGATATTGGTTATGCAAACAAAAGTACAGAGACtcattatgaaaattaaataatagaaaatgattaattaaatgCATGGTTATAGACAATGCTTCTACCTAAAATTGAGAAGGTATTGATGCATCAAGAAGCAAAGTTTGAGTAACATCTAAGAGATGTTAGTTTTTTATTCGACTACTCCTATTTGTTGAGGAATGTCTAGACAAGATTTTAGTGAAATTATTCCCTCATGTTGAAGGAATGTTTGAAATTCATTAGATGTGTATTCGAATAAGATCTCAAGATTTTGATAGAAGTGGGAAATTGATATTTTACATAAGCAAGAAATTGCTTGAAGTTTGAATATCATGCAAATATTAGATTATTGTGGCCAACCAGTGAACACCAAGTACTAAGTAGGGAAGGGTGGCTTGATTGTTTCATTAAGATACATTTTTATCCTAAAAAGATTTATCATTTAGATAGATCCAAAGAAAAATTGGGTGTTCATATCAAATTATTGAAAGAAGTGTGATAAAGTAGGATAAGTACAgctaatgatttttcttttgaatggaCAAAATCTGTCGCAGCCAACTGACaaaactcaagaaaaaaaacccaaaataacaaagaaaaatgggtgCCTGTAAGGTTCCACCCATATCCTGTTTCCTCCTGCCCACACCCCCAAACTGCAAAACCCCAATCCCAATCCGTCAAAAATTAAACCCCAGTTCTCCAAACAGACGGGGTTTGTTGATTTCCACATCCAGTCttcttgttgttcttcttcCCCCTCCCACTTCCTCCTCTGCTCTTCCCACCTTCGACCCCGTCTCTCCAAATGAAAGAGACGCAAGCGCTGACGTCTCTCAGAGAGTCTCCGAGGCCGTCAGTTTGTTGGAGAAAGGTAGAGAGTTGCAAGCTCAGGGCGACTTCGAACGGGCTCTTCAGTACTTCACTCAGGTCCGTTTGGCTCCCGAGAAACCTCtggaaaataataacaaattcgATGTAGTTTCGCACCAACAACACAGAATCTTCTTATCTTACTTGGGTTTCAGGCCTTATTCGAATATAGTGAAGTGTTACACTTCACTGGTAAATTCATTTCTGTGTTTGGGCGGGCCTGGCTGCTACTTTACTATAATTGCTTTACTATTCTCactgttttattttcatttggatGGAATTATTTCTTTCATTATGATGTTATACACTATAATTTCTCTGCTGACATAACAATATCACGCAGGGACATGGCTTGTTTACATGGCTAGGTAgctagataattaaaaaaagaagataaaattgaGTGATGTAGGGAGTGATATAGCTGTGACACCTTGAACCGAGGCAGGGCACCAGAATCATTTCACATATGGAGCTGGAAAGCCCAATGTATGAATGAATcttcaaaggaaacaaaatgtaGCTAGATAAATTAGACAAATcagaataaaggaaaaataaaattactactTGAAGAGATGTTACCTCAAGAAATGAGAACACTAGAAATCCACTCCAATTGTCCCAACCCCACCTCACCTAGGCCAAGAATCAATAAGATCATGACCATACTTTGTTAGTTGTTACCATTCTGTGATGCCTCTGGATCTACCTGCTCTTGGGTCTGAGTGTCACAGAAGCATCTTCCATGCCAGTTTGGTCTCAGGAAAATGCTAACCTGCCATGTTAGTATGTGGTAATGCGATAAGAGTATCATCTTCCAAGTCCAAAATTTTGTCCTTTAGGCAGCCCATTAGAGTTTTCTGCCCAAATGTGGATGTGGATGCAGATAATTACTTGTTGAATTTTAAACCATGAGCACTTTCGTTGGCTGTTATTTGTGGTTATTTTTTCAAGATTGCTTCATCTCACCTACCCATAAATGTTTTAATTTCTTAAGTGATTGAAAAAAATCAGCACTCTTGCATGTGATAATGAAGTAAATTGATATACACAAGATTGGCATTATTTTACTCCCATTTAAAATTATGTTCTagaaatcatattattttttatttttaataaacaaagcAATGCcaatttgttttcttcttgCATAATTTGGAGTCTTTGACAGCATTATTAAAGACTTTGGACATCTGCTATTTCATTTTTGACCAACTTGGGTAAGTTTGACACTCAATTGCAATTTGTTTTTGCCATGATTTTCAGTTATCATGGTCAAGTTCTTAGTCAGAGAAACACTGGCCAAGTTTGACACTCAACTGCAATTTGTGATACTTACCTACTAGCTGATTTAATTGACTGGTACCAACCATTTCCTGGGTTTTCACACAAGGAAATTATTGGTTTGAAAGGCAATTAAGCAACTGTAATTATTTTATACCAATTCTCTTCATACTTTGACACTATAGAGTGAAAAAACTTGTATTTCTTCCAGAACTCCACCTTTTAtcatagaaaagaaagaaattcatCCTCTTTGAGTGACACTTGGTTACACAATCATCTTCATAATGAGATTTTTGTTCCCATTATTTCCATAGAATTCCTGAATGGAACTTTTTTCAGATTGTGGGACATTCCTAAGAATTCtggcaaaggaatactttaaaAACGCAAATGGGATTTGGATTAGatagtgattttttttccccaaaaaatTACACCCGAGGTATGTAATAAGGATGCTCCCCTGTTTTCATTTCTTGTCATGTCAAATCTGAACAGAACATCTCTCTCTATTGCAGCTCACAAGAAGCctcatctttaaaaaatactaaattttgTCGGGACCGAATAATGTTTTGGGCAATCTGCTTGCTGCTTCAGAGCATATGTTTGTTCTTCTCTATTGCAAGTGTTTCTCCATTTTGTGTCTGAATATGTTCCTGGTGATATCAATTATCTAGCTTGTACCCAGTTAGAGGACAGATGATTTCAATTCCTATTGGTTAAGTTATTGAGATTCACTGAAATGTTGAAACACCATGGCAGATTTTCCTCCTATTTTGTGTCTCAATATCGGCATTGCTGTCCTTATACTGAAGTAATGCTGCCTTTTCCAATTATTTACTCCCAGAACTGTTTGATGCTGCACTAAGAACTGATCATGCCATCATGGTTGGATAAATGTGTGTTTAATATGAACATTCCATCTTGGTTGTCATCATCTGCTTTTCATCACTATAATTATGTAGCCTTGTGAGTGAAGGTTATCCACATGGAAATGCATCTTGTGATTTAGGTTTCCCAATGAGTGAGCATAAAATTTCCTCATACAGATGAAGCTTCTCTCTTGATCTTCTTTGCATAATGTGAATTTCACAAAGGGCATGTCCAGGTTTGCAGAATATTAACAGAGATTTagtaaatgaaacaaaataaatttggttCTTACACAATCACATATAGAGTGAAAGGACCCAGTTCAAACTGGTATCCTTTTGCATGAATAGCAAATTGCTGAGTGAATATGATGTATTATAGTTTGAACATTTTTAGACCTGAAGGAAATTTTGTGTAGAATCCTCATTTTTGTGAATCTATTATAGTTGCAATGCAGTTCAAATCTTGTTTataatgtgtgtgtgtgtctgtgTGTGTATACACTTTATTTGCTTGTCTATCACACAATCTAACTCAATATGTATGGCCTTCTgctagtttgaaaattttatgacaTCAGCTAATAGAGgatcatcttttttattttttcttttccttgtaatATTAAGCAAGGCATCGAAAGAACATGCCTCTTTCAAATTTTAGATTGACCTGAGTATCATTCTACCATCTCATATTTTTGTGCTAAAAAAtacccacaaaaaaaaattaaaaaaatcattgtcCTCTACCTCTGGTCTGAGAGGTCACCTTTTACTTGcttttttaaatgagaaaaaacctttcaatcaaaattttcattttgttaataaaatgtcaaaaaaaaaaaaaaaaaaaacggtttCGAGAAGTTTAGGATATGTATCACCAATCATAAGATCGTTAAAAATGGCTCCTCCAAGATGGGAGTTCCTGATGTACTTAGTTCAAAGCAGGAATCAAAACAGTATTGTAAAGTTTATGTCATGAATATGCTTGATTATTTCACCTGCAGAAGCAACTATATGACCCTGAACCGGGGGCTGCTTTCCCCCTTCTACCATCATCACAATTAGTGTTTACAACTTTGACGGCATCATAAAAAAAGATAAGCCCTGTTTCTTACAAACTATAAGCCAGTACTTGACTCAGGTGGCTTCATAGTGAGACATTTATGTGTTTTTCTTTCGTTGTTTATTTTTGTCGTATGTGTATTTTTCATGTACAACTCATCTGATTAATGATATAATCAGGGAAACCATTTGCCATTGTGTTGGCTAATCGTAGATCATCTGGTTGGCATGATATGTTCTTAATTTCAGGTAGTTAACAACTATAAAGACTTTGCTTTCTCAGACTATGCAAGAGTAGGGAGGGCATTGGCCTTATATGAGGTTGGTGACAGACAAGAAGCTATAGCAGAGATGGAAGATGTTTCCATATCTCTAAAGGGATATCCAGGTAGTCTTGAAGATGTTTCCATGTCTCTTGGTTTACATACTTTGCCATTGTAACATTCTTGTTTGGGGTTCTCTGCAGAAGTGCATGCAGCTCTAGCAGCAGCTTTATATGCAGACAAGCATGCTCCGCTCCTTGCTGAAAACCAGTTCACAATTGCTACTCTACTTGATCCTCACTATACAGACATTGCCTATGTAAGAGAAACAAAGCATTGGCCTCCAAGCTTAATTAGCTCATTGCAACACTTCATCACACTCTCATAGGCCTTTGTAATATTGTATATAGAGCTTGTTATTGGCCAAAGGTAACTGCCATGGATGTTTGGTTATTTTGGTTGCTTTTTACTTGCAAATCGTGAAATTTTAAAGCTAGATATTTCATGTAATGTATCAATATTTCACATATCAGAGCCAAGTGGTATATGGGAATACAGACAATGCATTTTGTTGATTTCCACGTGTTCTTTTCCATCTTTTATGTACATTTATTTGGGAAGAGTATGGTGTTATTGTACTTTAATTGCAGCCCCTAGGCATCTTGTAATGCAATCATTGCATTAGCAAGTCAAAAGGTGTTGCTTCGCCCGATGACCTTTCATCCTTTCTCTGTCAGATCATAATCCGCGCCCACATGTATGTTGTAGCATGCTTTGTCACCTGTGTCCGTGTGGGGTATGACCACCCACTAGTTTTTTTCTACCAGTTAAGCTCAATGGCatcatcatttcttttctcGTCTTTTTTGCCTGGAGGAGTTCTCACTGCCCATAGGTTTAGGCATTTGAGTAGCAGTTTTTTTCGTCAGTTGTCATCTTGGACATGGAGAGTTCTGATCTGCTCTTTGATCAGTACTCGTCTTTGCTTTGCTGATGCATATCTGGTTATGTCTAGTTTTCAAGTGCGGCTGCTTCGGATTGTTACCAATgttataagagcatgaacaacCACCAGTCTAATGGTATAATATCAGGTATGCTAACAGTAAAGGCCCTCATACTTATAGTGGTGAATACATGAAACCTGTGGACCAAATCTCCCTCAACAGATCTTAAGGATGTTTGCAAGGGGTTCTTTTTGTGAGTGGTCTGTACAAGCCCATCTCTAGTGGGAGTTGTTACAATACCCATAACAAGTAATAGTCCTCCGCTGGTTTTTGAAGTCCAAAAGTGTGAACAGCTGTTCCACTTATTCGGTGGCGTCGCACTACTCATTTAAAGGGTCAAGTTTCTCGCCCTTTTCGCCTAAGTTTTGGGCCAAAATGAGATGCACCATCTCATTTACTTGGGTTGCTTCCTCGCCGAAATTGTAGACAATTCTCATGCTTTGGGTGTCTTGGCCTCTTTTAACTTCTGCCATCAATGAAGGTAAAGAAACCCACTTGTCTCTTAGACTCATTCGGTCCTTTGTGGGTCCTCCCACAGGAAAGATTACAGATAGCTTGCTGTGCCAGAAACATTCCTTTCCAATGGTACCTAGCCCTCCATCCTAAGTCAAGCATTGTTACAATAATACCACATCAGAGTTGGTAAAATCTGATCAGTTTTTTCAATCTGTTGAGTGTATTAAACTAATATGACTTGCATTTTCTTGGGTAGACTCACTGGTATGGGATGTAAATTTTTACGAAATTAAGGGTATGACAGACATAACCCAGAGAAGCAAATTTGAGAACCTAGCAGCACTGGTAAATTTAGGCAATGAATATGTGGTCAGTTGAATTCTGCCCTTGGAGAGCCAAATTCagattaggattttttttttttttttttgtttggttcagTATAGTCTTGATAAAGTAGGTTCTCACTCTCAGTTTGAAGTTTGACCAGACTCTGCAAATGAGAttgtttctctcttcttttttttttttgggaattttcCCCTGCAGACCCACAAATTCATCCCGTAGAATGAAGTTTGTGATTGAATCTTTGAGATCACATCatgaaattataaatgataGACAGTCCTCTTCTTTTGGTAAAGTATTAGTTTGTGTAAAGTAAAGCATTATGGAACCCGTAAGTACAAATTGATGCTTCTTTACAACtgatagagaaagagagagacatCATACAGTAGAGACAAGAAACATTTAGGCATCATCAATCATATTGTTCAATGGTTTTGGTCCATAATTCTCTTTGATCTAAGAAGCTTAAGCAGCATTCTTGCCTTTGTCTTGATCGTCCCACTGCACTGGCTCTGAAGCAAAAACAACAACTGTGACAAAACTCCTGCAGAAATGGCTTCTTCCCTTGCCCGTAATGAATCAGTGCATAGCACCATAAGAGAGCTAACAGCGTTCTCACTGCCTTGGTGATCTGATACTTTGAAAGTCATCTTAACCAGGGCCTTAACACCATTGGGATTGTTAAGGACCGCCTCTCTTCCACTCTCTACTCCTAAAAGCACTTCTAGTACTGCTATTGCCAATGGCGCTGCgcttttttctttcacttggGCATTGGAAATGTAGCTTATGAGTCCATCTACTGCCCCTTCCcttatcaaattttctttatttgattctaCGGAGCACAATGCCAACATGGCTTTGATTCCGGCTTCAGAAGCCTCGCAGTCATGGTGAACAAGGAGGACTATCCCCTGTAAGAGTTGGTGGGTCGTTCCAAGCGTAGCACAGAGCTCTTTAGTTTCTGAGGAAGATGAAATTGCCTCCAGAAGATTACATACACTTGTCTTTATCATGGGAGTCCCGTGTTTGAACAAAACAACCAAAGATTCTAATTTTGACTCCTCTTTCAGCATGTTTAGGCACCCCAATTCACTGAAAGCCAGCAATTTCAAGGCACAAGAAAGTGCTTCCTCCACAAGCTTCAAACTGTCCCTATATTGCTCGGCTTCGACCTGTCCAAATACAAGTTCCAATAGCAATGGCAAGAAGCCCAATTGGATCATATAAGAATTCCTAGATGACAATTCATCACTCGAAACTCGAATTGCTTTGAGCGTCTCAAGCTTGTTCTCCAATGAGGATTCCTGAGATTGAAGGCTGCACTTCATTGCAGCCAATGAGGGGCCAGGACCCATTACCGTCAAGCTCTCAGGATCCACTTGTTGACCTGTTTGAAGCCACTGATCTATCAAATGGCGAAGAGTATGGTTTGGAACCATAGATGGATCATGGAGCTTCTGCATTGTGACAGGGCATGTGAGGTTGCCTGCAGCCAGCCATTGTTCTATGCTGGACCGATCGTACGTTTGGCCTGTGGATAGAGTGACTGGATCTGTAAACAAGTCTAGACTAATCGGGCATCTGAACAAGTGGGGTATCACCATTTCAGCCTCGTTCATTGAGGAGAACCCAAGCTTTCCAGCAGACTCCAAAAAACTAGTGGGAATTGTTCAAACTGAGAATCCAAGAAATGGGTGCTGAGGTAGTCTGTGAGAGTGAGAGTGAGAAAACTGATGTAAATCCAATTTGTAGGAATTAGGAACATGAAAGCATTGAGAAAAAAGGGAAGAGTAATGGTAAAAAAGAAAGCTAGTGGGGTTCCAATTCAGATTCCAGAGCAAAAGTTGAGAAATGACAGGAGGAGGGTGAGTAATCAACGGAAAATGGGAGGAgggagagagaagagaaaacaaagagaaatggAAGCAATAAAGAGGAAGTGATGGGAAAAGAAGTAGGCAGAAAGGTTTAAGAGTCAGAACCCATAGTAGCAGTTCACACTGGCAGACAacacatgagagagagagagagggagggagagagagagagagagagggaaaagTGCAATCTTAGTTGGAAGGAAAGAGAGGAGAACACCCACATACAAACACCAAGAGAGGGACggccaaagaaaaccaaatgggCCTTATCCTATTCCTAGTGAGGAATTGCTactaataatatttgaataatttaaagtgaTGGACCCCCAA contains:
- the LOC100260231 gene encoding uncharacterized protein LOC100260231; this translates as MGACKVPPISCFLLPTPPNCKTPIPIRQKLNPSSPNRRGLLISTSSLLVVLLPPPTSSSALPTFDPVSPNERDASADVSQRVSEAVSLLEKGRELQAQGDFERALQYFTQVVNNYKDFAFSDYARVGRALALYEVGDRQEAIAEMEDVSISLKGYPEVHAALAAALYADKHAPLLAENQFTIATLLDPHYTDIAYVRETKHWPPSLISSLQHFITLS
- the LOC100267170 gene encoding U-box domain-containing protein 26, which produces MNEAEMVIPHLFRCPISLDLFTDPVTLSTGQTYDRSSIEQWLAAGNLTCPVTMQKLHDPSMVPNHTLRHLIDQWLQTGQQVDPESLTVMGPGPSLAAMKCSLQSQESSLENKLETLKAIRVSSDELSSRNSYMIQLGFLPLLLELVFGQVEAEQYRDSLKLVEEALSCALKLLAFSELGCLNMLKEESKLESLVVLFKHGTPMIKTSVCNLLEAISSSSETKELCATLGTTHQLLQGIVLLVHHDCEASEAGIKAMLALCSVESNKENLIREGAVDGLISYISNAQVKEKSAAPLAIAVLEVLLGVESGREAVLNNPNGVKALVKMTFKVSDHQGSENAVSSLMVLCTDSLRAREEAISAGVLSQLLFLLQSQCSGTIKTKARMLLKLLRSKRIMDQNH